The sequence below is a genomic window from Anaerosporomusa subterranea.
GCACAATCGGGGTATCTATTTTTCTTGAGAGTTTGGCACTGAAGTTATTTGGCCCTCAGGCTCAGTCCTTTCCGCCGATTTATGGAGGATCACTAATCGATACGGGATTCATCCGAATCTCAATGGTTCAGGTGATTATCCTAATCGTTTCCTTTGGTATGATGGCCTCGCTGCGATTTTGGCTGGCGAAAACAAAAGTCGGTAAATCGATTCGCGCTACTGCGGAAAACATCGAGACTGCCGGATTACTGGGCGTTGATACCAAAAAAGTGATTACCATGACTGTTATGCTGGCATCTGGGCTAGGAGCGGTGGCAGGAGTGCTCATTGGACTTGCATTCAATGCGGTTGAACCGACGATGGGGATTCCGATGGGCTTTAAGGGCTTAGCCGTACTGATTCTGGGCGGCTTAGGCAACATCACTGGCGCGATGTTCGGGGGCCTGATATTAGGGCTGGCAGAAGTCTTTAGCGTGGCTTATGGCGCTTCCTCATACCGTGAGGCTGTGGCATTTGGTTTAATCATCGTTTTGTTGTTCGTTCGTCCGCAGGGATTATTTGGCGAAACACAGGAAGGGAGGTAGGATGATGGATGCTTTGCTCAACCCTTATTATTTGCAAATCATAACCTTTATGCTGATTAATGCCATGCTAGGCATCAGTATCTATCTTACCCTTTCGACTGGACAGCTTTCGCTCGGCAATGCCGGATTTATGAGTGTGGGTGCCTACACGTCAGCATTGCTCACTCTGAAAGCCGGCTGGCCAGTTTATCTTGCTATTCCCACAGGCGGCTTGGCCGCTTGTCTCGCGGCTGGCGTGATTGGCATCCCAACGACTAGGTTGCAAGGGCTTTACCTTGCTATTGCCACCTTGGGGTT
It includes:
- a CDS encoding branched-chain amino acid ABC transporter permease, which codes for MFWQQVVNGLTLGSAYSLIAIGYTLIFGVLNIVNMAHGEIFMLGAFAGLMLVTVGKVNIFAAMLGAMMTGACLGYLLERIALRPLRKRAVSHMAPLISTIGVSIFLESLALKLFGPQAQSFPPIYGGSLIDTGFIRISMVQVIILIVSFGMMASLRFWLAKTKVGKSIRATAENIETAGLLGVDTKKVITMTVMLASGLGAVAGVLIGLAFNAVEPTMGIPMGFKGLAVLILGGLGNITGAMFGGLILGLAEVFSVAYGASSYREAVAFGLIIVLLFVRPQGLFGETQEGR